One Choloepus didactylus isolate mChoDid1 chromosome 8, mChoDid1.pri, whole genome shotgun sequence DNA window includes the following coding sequences:
- the AVPR1A gene encoding vasopressin V1a receptor, translating into MHFAEGSDTERAGNSSPWWPLAASGANASREAEELGEPSSPERDMRNEELAKVEIALLAVTFVVAVLGNSTVLLALHRTPRKTSRMHLFIRHLSLADLAVAFFQVLPQLCWDITYRFRGPDGLCRVVKHLQVFGMFASAYMLVVMTADRYIAVCHPLKTLQQPARRSRLMIAAAWALSFLLSTPQYFIFSMIEVNNVTKTYDCWATFIQPWGVRAYVTWMTGGIFVAPVVILGTCYGFICYHIWRNIRGKTASHKGNGTESAGGAFHKGLLLTPCVSSVKTISRAKIRTVKMTFVIVTAYIVCWAPFFVVQMWSVWDDKFVWVDSENPAITITALLASLNSCCNPWIYMFFSGHLLQDCVQSFPCCRNMKQNFNKEDSDSMSRRQTSYTNNRSPTNSLGTWKDSPKSSKSIKFIPVST; encoded by the exons ATGCATTTCGCCGAAGGCTCCGACACGGAGCGCGCTGGCAACTCCAGCCCGTGGTGGCCTCTGGCCGCCAGCGGCGCCAATGCGAGCCGGGAGGCCGAGGAGCTCGGGGAACCCAGCAGCCCCGAGCGAGACATGCGGAACGAGGAGCTGGCCAAGGTGGAGATAGCTCTCCTGGCCGTGACTTTCGTCGTGGCCGTGCTGGGCAATAGCACCGTGCTGCTGGCGTTGCACCGCACGCCGCGCAAGACATCCCGCATGCACCTCTTCATCCGCCACCTCAGCCTGGCCGACTTGGCCGTCGCCTTCTTCCAGGTGCTGCCTCAGCTGTGCTGGGACATCACCTACCGTTTCCGCGGGCCTGACGGGCTGTGCCGCGTGGTGAAGCACCTGCAAGTGTTCGGCATGTTCGCGTCGGCCTACATGCTTGTGGTCATGACGGCCGACCGCTATATCGCCGTGTGCCACCCGCTCAAGACGCTGCAGCAGCCGGCGCGCCGCTCCCGCCTCATGATAGCGGCCGCCTGGGCGCTGAGCTTCCTGCTGAGCACGCCGCagtatttcattttctccatGATCGAGGTGAACAATGTCACCAAGACTTACGACTGCTGGGCCACCTTCATCCAGCCCTGGGGGGTCCGCGCCTATGTGACCTGGATGACGGGTGGCATCTTTGTAGCGCCAGTGGTCATCCTGGGCACCTGCTACGGCTTCATCTGCTATCACATCTGGCGCAACATCCGCGGGAAGACAGCGTCGCACAAAGGCAACGGCACCGAGAGTGCGGGCGGCGCCTTCCACAAGGGGTTGCTGCTCACGCCTTGTGTCAGCAGCGTGAAGACCATTTCTCGTGCGAAGATCCGTACGGTGAAGATGACTTTCGTAATCGTGACAGCTTACATCGTCTGCTGGGCGCCTTTTTTCGTTGTCCAAATGTGGTCCGTCTGGGATGACAAGTTCGTCTGGGTCG ATTCGGAAAACCCTGCCATCACCATCACTGCATTGTTGGCTTCCTTGAATAGTTGCTGCAATCCCTGGATATACATGTTTTTTAGTGGCCATCTCCTGCAAGACTGTGTCCAAAGTTTTCCATGCTGCCGAAACATGAAGCAAAATTTCAACAAAGAAGATTCTGACAGCATGAGCAGGAGACAGACTTCTTACACTAACAACCGCAGCCCGACAAACAGTTTGGGTACCTGGAAGGACTCTCCTAAATCCTCCAAGTCCATCAAATTCATTCCTGTTTCAACTTGA